The following are encoded in a window of Bacillus sp. (in: firmicutes) genomic DNA:
- a CDS encoding NTP transferase domain-containing protein yields the protein MKVRKAIIPAAGLGTRFLPATKAQPKEMLPIVDKPTIQYIIEEAVASGIEEILIITGRNKKAIEDHFDKSIELEMELERKNKKELLSLVKSISGMVNIHYIRQKEPKGLGHAISCGRCFVGNEPF from the coding sequence ATGAAAGTCCGCAAAGCCATAATACCTGCCGCAGGCTTAGGCACTAGGTTTTTACCAGCAACAAAAGCACAGCCGAAAGAAATGCTACCTATAGTGGATAAGCCTACGATACAGTACATAATAGAAGAAGCTGTTGCATCTGGCATCGAGGAGATACTCATAATTACTGGGAGAAACAAGAAGGCCATTGAGGACCATTTTGATAAGTCCATTGAGTTGGAAATGGAATTAGAGAGGAAGAATAAGAAAGAGCTTTTGTCTTTAGTGAAAAGCATATCGGGCATGGTTAATATTCACTACATACGACAAAAGGAGCCTAAGGGGTTAGGTCATGCAATAAGTTGTGGCAGATGCTTTGTCGGAAATGAGCCTTTTG
- a CDS encoding sugar transferase: protein CESLPNNKKRFLDVILSLMALSLLWPVFAVIAILIKLDSQGSELGWKAEKSLKDMCRDSWNWQKKNPDGYDD from the coding sequence TGTGAAAGTCTACCCAATAACAAAAAAAGGTTCCTGGATGTTATCTTGTCTTTAATGGCATTAAGTTTGCTGTGGCCAGTTTTTGCGGTAATAGCAATATTAATAAAACTCGACTCTCAAGGGTCTGAGCTAGGATGGAAAGCAGAAAAGAGCCTTAAGGATATGTGTAGAGACTCATGGAACTGGCAGAAGAAGAACCCAGATGGTTACGATGATTAA